From Fusarium musae strain F31 chromosome 8, whole genome shotgun sequence:
ATGAATGAGATATCCTGTCTACTGGCAATAttctcaatatcatcacAACAATACTAACAATCAAACAACCTGCACATTCACACTActcaacaacttcaactttACTTCGTTTTCAACTTTATAACTCACAAACCATCAAAATGTTCTCCAAGATCGTCTCAGCTGCTCTCCTCCTTGCCGCCACTGTCTCCGCGGCACCCGCTTCCAAGACTGTCCGCTCAACACCCGACAAGACCGTCACTCTCACCGGTGTAACCCACTCCGTCAACGCCGGTCTCGGTGGTCTCCGCTTCGACCCCGACAACGTTGTCGCTGAAGTCGGCGACGTTGTCGAGTGGCACTTCCTCCCAAAGAACCACACTGTCGCCCAGTCCAGCTTCGGCGAGCCCTGCCAGCCTCTCGCCGACGGCAGCGGTTTCTTCGCCGGCTTCAACTTCCCTACCCAGGAGGGCCAGGCTCCCGATGTCTTCCAGATTGTGGTTGAGGACTCCAAGCCTATCTGGTACTACTGCGCCCAGCAGATGGGAAACCATTGCCAGAATGGCATGGTCGGTGTGATCAACCAGAACTTCGACAACCAGGACTTCAGCCTCCGAAGACATAAGGAGCTTGCTGCTGAGACTGTCAAGTCGGTCATCCCTCCTGTTCAGCAGGGTGGCAAGGTCATTCCTAACCCCAACCCCAACGGTGGCTTCTAAGCGGCTTAGTATATGAGGTGTCAGGCATTGTCACAACTGGCTTTGACTGTTATTGGTTTTACATTGGCGAAGAGGTAGTAGTGGCTTACGGGATAGAATAGGTTTCGGGCTGGGATTGCATTTACCTTTTACATCTCCTTCATTCCTTtcgaaatatatatattcagACTTCAATAGATTGTTACTTTTCTTCACATAAGACGCGCTGAGCTTGACCTGTTGCTACGACATGATGCAATGAGTGCGCCATAGATGCCTAGAGCGTGCACGGTAGCATCCGGCCTTGGTTGATGGGTTTCATCACTCTGTGGCATTGAAGAATCCTGTTCAGTAGCACGCCATATGAAGGATAAAGCCGTATCAAGATAGGACGTCAAGAATTCTAGTAATATATACCCCGTAGAATGCTATTACCCCATGCTATGCAGATTATGGATGCTAAACTGTATGATACAATTGAAATATGTGCTAATAGAAGTCATTACAAATCTTACGCCCTGCACATGCGGCCGTCCTTGGCCACAGTCCAAGCCTCACTACCAACACCCTTGAAGTTATAGAAGAAGGAGTTGGGATCCCACTTTCTCTTGATAGTGTTCAGACGGTCCCAGTTTGTACCGTAGAAAACGTTCTTCCAATCAGGCTCGTTGAAGTCAGCCTCGTTCATGTAGGTGCCACTGCCGGGAGTGACAGCCTTAAGCTGGGGCATGTAGACTTCGGtgatcttcttctgatcAGCGATCATGTCAGCCCAGCGAGTTGAGTCCCAGAGAGTTCCAAACTGCAGGGAAATAGCGGCCTTGCGCCAGTAGGAGGGGACACCATTGGAGACGCCAGGGTAGGCCTCAAACTTGCCGCTGCTGCCAGCGACGAGCACACCGGCGGCACCAAAGTTGCGCAGAACCTTGATAAAATTGGCATTGTCAGTCTCAAGAACAGATCGGGGAATAAGGCGACCGCCGAACTGAAACTGAGAAGCCTCCAGGTGGCCACCGGGCAGAGGGCCGTTGTAGAGCTCGTAGTGGTCACGGAAGCTCAAGGTAGTGTATGAGACAGTGGGTGTGAGGCCGGCCTTGGAGAGATAGTCTGTGAAAGGAGCGAGAACCTCATCACGGACATAGTCGCCAGTGGAATTGGCGATGGTGACAGGCTTGATAGAAAGATAAGCACTGGTGAGGATGTAGGTGACTGTCGCATCGTGATCAATCATGGCGGGCAGAAGCTCGTGGAACTTGGCGACAGCATTGTAGAATACATCCTGGTTAGTGCCAGCAACGAGCGTAAGAGTGGCACCACCGATGGTAGTGGTCTTGTGAGCTCGAACAGTCATAGAAGTGACGATACCAAAGCTGGCACCGCCACCGCCGCTGAGAGCCCAGTAAAGGTCACTGTTCTCGGTGGCAGAGGCACGAACAATACGACCAGCAGCAGTGACAACCTCAAACTCGAGGGTGTTGTCAGCACCAAGACCGTAGCTGGAGCTGAGGGGAGAGTGACCACCGCCCAGAGTAAAGCCAGCAAGGCCTACCGTAGGGCACTCACCAGGGACACTGGTAAGTCCCTGTGAGTCGGCATACTCAACACTGTCAAAACCCTGGATACCAGCACCAAGCTTGAAGGCAGGGCCGTTGTAAGTCTTGTCAGCCCATTGAACGACCTCAGTGttcttgagatgatgagtcCAGACAGCGAGGCCGCCTGCACCAGTAGATCGACCAAAGTAGCTAAAAGCGACAAAGTTAATAAGGTTATGTTATCGAACTCAAATCTGGGGTTGAAACGTACTCGTGCGCCGTGTTTCGGACGACTAGCCGGATATTGTAGTAGTTTGCGAATTGAACGGCGGCAGCTACTTGGCGAGCATTCGAGACCTTTACGGCGTAGCTCACGTAGTTTCCGAGGGTGCAGGGTTTCTCCTCCGCAGTGAAAGCGTCACAGCTCTGATTGGCGAACCAATTCTGCATCACCGACGATGAAGTCTCGATGCTAATTAGGGTTAATTGGTGGCGCCCTGCGCTAGAAAGCTTGGAGAACCTACTGTGTCATGGGCCACTTCCACGAATCCTTGACGGCAGCGCAAGCCGCCTCGTCGTAGTTAGGGTCGTGGCATGGTGAACCAAGGGGGACAGTCTTGATGAGAGCGCCATTGACGGTGGTGTTGAACTTGGCCCAGACGCTATCGGCAGGCCAGCACTTGTCGCTGGGAAGACAACGACAGCTAGCGCTTGTGGCGCTGGAGCTATCGATGAGAAGTGCCAAAGGCAGAAGCGCCAAGGAGAGGAAGGACTTCATTTTGAGGGTAGTTTGGAGCGGAATGAGTGACAAAGTGGCGTGGTTAGGCGGGACAGAATGAGTATTTATTCACGAGAATTTAGCATTTACAAGCCCCCTGTTTCTGCAATCTAATCTGTCTATGTATGTACAGCCCAGCTCACGAAGTGCATGCCTTGGATCCTTCAGCTCTCACCGCGCACTAGCAAGCTTTGTTGATTGTTGGTTCATCTTTGACTATGCAATGCCATGCTGCCCTCCCGCGCGAATAGCCCTTCTTGGCAGGTCCCTCATGGGGGATGTGCATTAAGATGCCAGGGGGGCCTATATGGGGTTCTGATAGCCGAGTCACCCGAGGTAGAGAAGGCTTCCAAGGGCCGGAGATTAAAtatgaaagaagaaaaagcccATGTCGATCCCGGTTGTTCCAGCCGGAATCCAACCGTCTTGGCAATCGACGAACCCAGTCAAAGCCACGTGTGGATGATCGTTGGAAAGAAATCGGTTACCGTTGAGATGGCATTCCGAATGAGTGAGGGGGTTTCGCTGATGGATGTATTTGCTTCTGAGTCAAGTAGTCTAAAGTCTAAGCAAAAACTCATCCACACTCGCCACTCTTGACAGAATCTTCAACGGGGTCCTGCAGTTACAGGGCTAGACCACACTGCAGACATTTTCACGCAGGGAGAGTTTCAGCAAGGAGGTCCGCCAATAAATGAATGCATGATACTCGCAGCACCTCAACGGTATATGTTCCCCTTCTCAGTGTCGCCCCGAGGCATCATCTGGTCAGTCCAACTCGCCACATCCCTCTCACCAATCTTTGCTTGGATAAAGGTCCGATGCCATTATAGTTAGCGTCTTTAGCTTCAGGGGTCTCTACGTCTCAAACCCCACTACACCACGGACCCCCCTTTGTAGGAGAGGGGAGAGGGGACGAGAAAGAGGAAACGCGCCCCCTTTAACTCGCAAAACGGTGAATAAACGTTGAGTTATCTCTAGAATGGCTGCGAGTCACTTTCCTAAATGGAGGGCGTGAGTATGCTTGGCAGACGGTGGCTCAATAGGCGAAGCTATACTCCATAGCTCGGGTTTGATCTCGGATATACATCATCAAGAGGGCCTAGTGGATATCGCCGGGGCGCAAAGGctagaaagaaagagagtgGTTCTTGAAGAGGAGACTCGTGATGGATGATCTACGGGCCCCAGTTCGGAGGATTCGGGAATCGAAAATGTTTAATCTATATCGAGACGTGATCTTCGCTGTTGTTTTTGCTTTGACCATCAAAGCTCAGAGATCGTCGTGGGAAACCAGCTTCTTGGTTATGTAGCGTTCAGACAAAGTGAAAAAGGTCTTCGGCCCAAGTGCCGGTTTTAGAGTTCTGACCAACGATTGACGGTTTCACGTTTCACCCACCACTACGGATGTGGTGACACCTCCCTCTTTCAATTCCGCGGTCACCGTAAACGAACCTGTCAATATCAGACACCAAGTAATGGGCCTTTTGTTCCCAATGATAACGCCGTATCCACTGCAAGCCATCAATCAAACTTATTAAGTTCATCCTGATCCGGTCTCTTGGGACCTCCTCTTTCGCCTTGGCTCACCTCGTTTCGATCGTATTCAGCCTGTTCTTGACTTGTCTTTTCCTCATTACCATGTTTGTCTTGACTCGAAACACTGTATCCGATCAGTCTGTGCGGGTCTGACCGCGCGGAACTAAAGCACGAATCTGAACCACAGCTCGGGCAGTGACATAAAACTGGGCTGAAGTTCCCTTGCAGACGATCTTGTCTAGCCCTGCAACTACATATCAGTCCACCCTCTCCCACCCAGTCCCCAGATCCATTTGTTTTTCCATCATCTTGCTTTTTACGATGCGGCTACTGCGTGGGGCTGTCTTCGCTTGCCTTGCGGCTCTGCCGTTGGCTTTTGCCCAACaagagtcttcttcttctgctgctgctgcttctgctcTGTCTGCGTTACCAGAATGTGCtgtaagtttttttttttttcctcaCTCAAGATTTTCACATGTGATTTGTGACTGATGGGGACCTAGGCAAATTGTTTCGTGTCGGCCGTTGAGCGATCGACATGTGAACTTACAGACCAGAAGTGCATGTGCACTAACGCCGCACTACAACAAGACATTGAAGGCTGCGTTATGCGCGCATGTACAATTCCACAGTCTCTTGGTATGTCAACCTTGGCCTCTTCTTGTACAACAACTCACATCTGCAGTCACAAAAAATGCTACTCTCACAGCATGTGGCGCTCCAGTCAGAGACCACTCACCCCAATTCGTAGTCCTCAATGAAGTCATGGCCATAATAACAGGAATCTTCATCATTCAACGCTTTGGTACAAAGCTCTACTGGAAGCTCCCCCTCGGCCTTGACGATCTCTTCATCGCACTGACGATGTGTGTCGCCATTccttccatcgtcatcaactcCCGTGGTCTCGCCCCCAACGGCATGGGTCGCGACATCTGGACCGTTACGCCTGATCAGATCACCCAGTTTGGAATGTTCTTCTACACCATGGCCATCATGTACTTCTCTCTACAAACATTTCTGAAGCTGTCTATGCTGTTCTTTTACCTGAGAATCTTTCCGACGCAGAATGTCAGGAGGTTGCTTTGGGGGACTGTTGCCTTCACGGTTGTCTTTGGACTGGTGTTTATCTTCGTGGCCATCTTCCAGTGTCGGCCCATCAACTACTTCTGGTTGAAGTGGGATGGACAACATGAGGGCAAATGCGCCGATATCAATGCGGTTACTTGGTCCAATGCCGCTATCAACATCGCCCTTGACTTTTGGATCCTTGGTATTCCCTTGTCTCAGCTAAAGTCACTCAACTTGGATTGGCGAAAGAAGATAGGTGTTGGCATGATGTTCAGCGTCGGTATCTTGTAAGTTCATTCCCTGTCACCTTGGAGACCCCAGTCACTAACATTTGTAAGTGTCACAATCATGAGTATTCTTCGTCTTCACGCCACAGTCCAAGCCGGCGTCAAGACCACCAACGCAACATGGGAATACCTCGCTGTATCAAAATGGTCCACCATCGAAGGCAACGTCGGTATCATCTGCGCATGCATGCCGTCCCTTCGAATCCTGCTCGTCCGCCTATTCCCCAAGATCCTGGGTACTTCCCAACGCTACTACAACTATGGCAGCAAGAGCAACAAGCCAACGCCTGGCAACACTCACAACCGCAGTGTTCCGCTTGGAACCAATGCCACTTCTCAAGCAGATCGATCACAAAGGCGGGTTGACCCTGTAGGTATTGAATGTCATAGGACATATGAGGTGGAATATGGAGACAATGATGAAACATATTTGGTTCATATGAAGGATATGGATCATAAGAGTGCG
This genomic window contains:
- a CDS encoding hypothetical protein (EggNog:ENOG41), translating into MKSFLSLALLPLALLIDSSSATSASCRCLPSDKCWPADSVWAKFNTTVNGALIKTVPLGSPCHDPNYDEAACAAVKDSWKWPMTHIETSSSVMQNWFANQSCDAFTAEEKPCTLGNYVSYAVKVSNARQVAAAVQFANYYNIRLVVRNTAHDYFGRSTGAGGLAVWTHHLKNTEVVQWADKTYNGPAFKLGAGIQGFDSVEYADSQGLTSVPGECPTVGLAGFTLGGGHSPLSSSYGLGADNTLEFEVVTAAGRIVRASATENSDLYWALSGGGGASFGIVTSMTVRAHKTTTIGGATLTLVAGTNQDVFYNAVAKFHELLPAMIDHDATVTYILTSAYLSIKPVTIANSTGDYVRDEVLAPFTDYLSKAGLTPTVSYTTLSFRDHYELYNGPLPGGHLEASQFQFGGRLIPRSVLETDNANFIKVLRNFGAAGVLVAGSSGKFEAYPGVSNGVPSYWRKAAISLQFGTLWDSTRWADMIADQKKITEVYMPQLKAVTPGSGTYMNEADFNEPDWKNVFYGTNWDRLNTIKRKWDPNSFFYNFKGVGSEAWTVAKDGRMCRA
- a CDS encoding hypothetical protein (EggNog:ENOG41) gives rise to the protein MFSKIVSAALLLAATVSAAPASKTVRSTPDKTVTLTGVTHSVNAGLGGLRFDPDNVVAEVGDVVEWHFLPKNHTVAQSSFGEPCQPLADGSGFFAGFNFPTQEGQAPDVFQIVVEDSKPIWYYCAQQMGNHCQNGMVGVINQNFDNQDFSLRRHKELAAETVKSVIPPVQQGGKVIPNPNPNGGF